A single genomic interval of Zingiber officinale cultivar Zhangliang chromosome 4A, Zo_v1.1, whole genome shotgun sequence harbors:
- the LOC121972742 gene encoding putative lipid-transfer protein DIR1 — protein MAKAPPALLSVVLPLLLLLYSGSAAAEEKSMCKMNERGFMACLPSVKSGAPALPPSEKCCAALAKADLPCLCKYKDSPELPQMGIKPDLAKQLPAKCKLNAPTECN, from the coding sequence ATGGCGAAGGCGCCGCCAGCTCTGCTCTCGGTCGTCCTCCCCCTTCTGCTCCTCCTCTACTCTGGCTCCGCCGCGGCAGAGGAGAAGAGCATGTGCAAGATGAACGAGAGGGGGTTCATGGCATGCTTGCCGAGCGTGAAAAGCGGGGCCCCGGCGCTGCCGCCGTCGGAAAAGTGCTGCGCCGCGCTGGCCAAGGCGGACCTCCCCTGCCTCTGCAAGTACAAGGACTCGCCGGAGCTGCCGCAGATGGGCATCAAGCCCGATCTCGCCAAGCAGCTGCCCGCCAAGTGCAAACTCAACGCTCCGACTGAATGCAACTAA
- the LOC121973623 gene encoding putative lipid-transfer protein DIR1, with translation MDSPGAVIVLLTVVLLFVTTPATTEAVCNMPQAGADACKPSVTQPNPTPPSAACCKALEAADLKCFCSYKNSPLLPKLGIDPELAAKLPAKCNLSTPDNC, from the coding sequence ATGGATTCTCCGGGAGCAGTAATAGTGCTTCTGACTGTCGTCTTGCTGTTTGTGACGACGCCGGCGACGACCGAGGCCGTGTGCAACATGCCGCAGGCGGGGGCCGATGCATGCAAGCCGTCGGTGACTCAGCCGAACCCGACGCCGCCATCCGCGGCGTGCTGCAAGGCGCTGGAGGCCGCCGACCTGAAGTGCTTCTGCTCGTACAAGAATTCGCCGCTGCTGCCGAAACTGGGAATAGACCCGGAACTCGCCGCCAAGCTGCCTGCCAAGTGCAACCTCAGCACGCCCGACAATTGCTGA